The window ACAAATTAGCTCAATAAAAGATAGATTGAGAGAGTTACAAAAAATTGATGAATTAAAAAAACAATACAGTGAGAAACTTAAGCTTTTAGAAGAGATTTCTCAAAAAGAAATTGCTTGGTTAGATCTTTTTGAAAATTTAAATAGAAGTGTACCTAAGAATCTTTGGTTTAAAAATTTTAATATGGAAGATTCTAATTTAAATTTGGAGGGTTTTGCCCTATCCTATAATGATATAGCAGTTTTCTTAGCCCAAATGGAGACAATGGGGTATTGGCAAAATGTTAAATTAACCTTTGCTCAAAGAGTAGGCACTCCTCCTTATGAGTCCATAAACTTTCAGATATTAGCATCTTATACAAGGGGTGAGCAATGAGAATAAATATTTGGATTATTCTTTCTGCTATTCTTCTTATTGTTTTGATAGCATCTTATGCCTTATTATATCGTCCCTTGGAAGCAGAAAAGAATACTCTGCTTGAGAACATAGAAAATAATAGGCAAACTCTTTTAAGATATCAAATGAGCTATAAAAAATTATTAGAGGAATGGGATAAGTTTAAAATGGATATACAAAGGTATTCAGAAATTCGGGAAAAATTGCCATCAAAGGAAGATCTACCAAGCTTATTAATTTTTATAGAAAAAACGGCAAAAAACTCAGATTTGAAAATAAATTCTTTTAAACCGATCTCATCAGAAAAGAAAGTAGAAGGAAAAACTCCTCCACCCTATGAAGAAATGAGTTATAGTATTGATATGGAAGGAAGTTATGGTGCATTTTTATTATTTTTGTCAAGAATAAAAACTGCTCCAAGATTAATTCTTATTAAAAATTTGAAAATAGTTCCTTCGGAAGTTAAGGCTACTACATTAAAGTTAAGTTTTATTCTATCCACTTATATTGCATATTAGGGGGAAGGTTATGGATATATCAAGTTTATTTAAAGATTCTAAATTTAGACTATTATTGCTGATTTTAGGTGTTGTAGTAGTTGTAGGAGGTATTGGGTATTATTATTATGCCAATGTTCTTTCGGTCCCTGTATCCCAAGAAGTTCCAAAACGGTCTACGGCCCCACCACTTCCTTCTTTTTCTGATACAATTACTCAAATATTAAGTACTTTAACCTTTAAAGAAACTGTATACACTTATGTTAATATTCCTCTTGGTAGGAGTAATCCTTTTATCCCTGTGATAACTATTCCAGAAAGAGGTTCTACAAGTATTTCCATTTCAACATCCCAAGAATCACAGTCCCAGGCTTCTATAAAGAAAGAGATATCTACACCGATAAAGACAGTACCTAAAAGTTCCTTTGCATCAAACTTTAAAGTAACTGGAATTATAAAATATGGAAATGCATATTATGCTACTATTGAAGAGAATGATAGGGGGTATGTTGTTAAATATATTCCTGGAGCTAAGAAAGATGTAATTAAGGGGGATATTTATGTAGAGAATATTGATTTTGATAAAAAAATAGTTACGTTAAGAAAAGGTCAAGAGGTTGCTAATTTAAAATTAGGAGGTGAATAATTTGACCCTTAAAAAGAGCTCAATAATTTTAACCATTTTTTTATTTATATTAATGGTATCTTTTTCTGCAATAACATCTTTGGTTAATGTTCAGGTAAAAGAAGTAGTCCCAGGTTCAATGGATATCATACTTTTATTTTCTTCTCCTACTATTCCTAAATACACACTCTCATTAAAAGGAGACAAGCTTTATATTAATTTAGAAAAGGTTAGTAATAGTCTAAAAAGTAAATCTGTTGATATAAATAAGGGTTATTTAACAAAGATAGATATTTTGGAAGATAAGAAAAAGGAGGTAACAACTTTAGTTATAAATTTTGTTGGATCTATACCTAAATATGTTGTTTCTCCAAAATTGGGAAGTTTAACTTTGTCTTTTAATCCTACCACAGCTCAAACCCAGGTTCAGGAGAAGCCTATTTCTGAGACAAAGGAAGTAGTAAATTTAATTGGGGTTAGTTTGGATAAGAATTATAAACCACCTTTAATAGTTTTAAAGACAGAAAATAACATAATACCAACTTATAAAACATTATTGTTAAAAAATCCTCTAAGGTTTGTAGTTGATTTAGAAAATACTGTTGATAAAACTACAATGAAGAAATTAGATATAAATGTCAGCCCCTTTATTGCTCTTCGTATATCTCAATTTTCAAAGGAACCTTTAGTAACTCGTCTCGTTTTTGACTTGAAAGTCTCCTATCCTCCTGTGAATGTGAAAATATCTGATAGAGGATTAGTAGTTGGAACAGAAGAGGTGCTTGCAAAGATTCCATCAAAACAGCTAGCAGTAGTCACTAAAGTTACTACCGAAACCA of the Dictyoglomus sp. NZ13-RE01 genome contains:
- a CDS encoding fimbrial assembly protein, whose translation is MFKINLLPREAKRKRELIRIPFLEIILLIIALIALLFGIGFYRNLYIEVQNLKAENTNLEEQISSIKDRLRELQKIDELKKQYSEKLKLLEEISQKEIAWLDLFENLNRSVPKNLWFKNFNMEDSNLNLEGFALSYNDIAVFLAQMETMGYWQNVKLTFAQRVGTPPYESINFQILASYTRGEQ
- a CDS encoding fimbrial assembly protein, coding for MRINIWIILSAILLIVLIASYALLYRPLEAEKNTLLENIENNRQTLLRYQMSYKKLLEEWDKFKMDIQRYSEIREKLPSKEDLPSLLIFIEKTAKNSDLKINSFKPISSEKKVEGKTPPPYEEMSYSIDMEGSYGAFLLFLSRIKTAPRLILIKNLKIVPSEVKATTLKLSFILSTYIAY